CAGAAATCGAGCCCTTCCTGGCGTTGTTGCTCGGAAATCTCCCACATCCGGTCGCGGATCGAATCCTGGAAATGCAGCAGGCCGGCTGCGCCCGCCATCTGCACGCGCACGCCCAGCCCCCGGCACAGGTTGCCGAGCCGCTCCATCTGTTCGGGCGCCTTCAGCTTGAAGAAGGTATCCAGAATGACCTGCAACTGGCTGCCCGGGCGGCTGGCGAGCACGCCGATCAGCGCGGTCCATTCGGCATCGTCGGCGACAAGGCTCGGCACCGGACGATCCTTGCTGTCATGGTCCATCAGGTTGGACGACATGCCCAGCGCACCGGCATCGATGGCATCTTCCAGCAGCGCGCACATCTTGCGGATTTCGTCGGGAGTCGCCGCGCGATCCCAAGCGTCCATGCCCATCACGGCAAGGCGGATGGCGATGTGCCCGGCATAGCCGGCGATGTTCGTGGAAACCTTGCACTTCGCCTGCATCGAGGCGCGGTATTCGGACCAGGTGCTCCAGTCCCAGGGCAGGATGTCCAGGAACGGCTTTTCGGCGACTTCCTCGAAGAACGAGAAGATCTTGACCATTTCCATCCGAATTTCGGGATCGGCGTGGACGGGCGCGGCGGTAAAGCCGCAGTTGCCGATGACCACGGTGGACACGCCATAGCCGGGCAGCGGATCGAGATCGGGCTGCCACCACATCACCGCGTCCATGTGGGTATGCGGCTCGATGAACCCGGGGGATACAATGCAATCCTTCGCATCGACCACACGTTCGCCGGCAGCATCCGCCAGTCCGGGCGCGATCTCCGCGATGAAGCCATCCTTCACGCGAACGTCAGCAGCATAGGCTGGTGCGCCAGTGCCATCGACGACGGTTCCCCCCTTGATCAGAATATCGGTCATGCGCCTCTCCTGTCTTTGAAATCTGATAAGGCCATATTATAGCTAACATTGCAATGTTAGATGTCGTCGGTCAGAGGCCGTTGGTCGACGATTTCGATCCCGTAGCCATCCAGCCCGATGAAGCTGGTCTCGCTGTTGCTGAGCAGCACGATGCGGTGGATGCCGAGATCGGTGAGTACTTGCGCGCCGATCCCGTATTCCCGCACGGCGACATGCCGGCCAGCGCTTTCCTCGCGCCCCGCTTCGCGTGCGCGGATGATGCAGCCAACCAGATCGGGCGCGGGCGAACTGAGCACGATGACCACGCCGCTGCCTTCCTGCGCGATCCGTTCCATCGCGCGTTCCAGAAGGCCCGAGCGGGGGTCGTCCTCTGCCAGCAGATCCGCAAGCGGCGAATGGACATGCATCCGCGTCAGCACCGGGCTATCCTGATCGACGGTGCCCTTGACCAGCGCGACGATTTCCGCGCCGGTCACGGTGTTGCGATAGGACATGATCCGCCAGTCGCCCGAATGCTTGCTGCGGAACGGCATTTCCGCGCGGCGTTCGACCAGATGGTCGTGCCGACGGCGATAGGCGATGAGATCGCGGATCGTCCCGATCTTGAGACCGTGGTCCTGCGCATAGGGAATAAGGTCGTCGAGCCGGGCCATCGTCCCGTCCTCGTTGAGAATCTCGCAGATGACGCCCGATGGGTTGAGGCCCGCCAGCCGGGCGACATCGACTGCCGCTTCCGTATGCCCGGCGCGCACCAGCACGCCGCCATCGCGCGCCACCAGTGGAAAGACATGCCCCGGCGTGACGATGTCCGCGCGTGTCCGGGCCGCGTCGATCGCCACCGCGATGGTGCGGGCGCGGTCCGCTGCCGAAATGCCTGTGGTCACGCCGTCGCGCGCTTCGATCGAGACCGTGAAAGCGGTTTCGAACGGCGATCCGTTGCGGCGGCTCATCGGCTCCAGGCCAAGCTGTTCCGACCGGTCCCGCGTCATCGCCAGGCACACGAGGCCGCGCCCGTACCGCGCCATGAAATTGATCGCGTCGGGCGTCGCCATTTGCGCGGGGATGACGAGATCGCCTTCGTTCTCGC
This window of the Novosphingobium sp. EMRT-2 genome carries:
- a CDS encoding amidohydrolase family protein, which codes for MTDILIKGGTVVDGTGAPAYAADVRVKDGFIAEIAPGLADAAGERVVDAKDCIVSPGFIEPHTHMDAVMWWQPDLDPLPGYGVSTVVIGNCGFTAAPVHADPEIRMEMVKIFSFFEEVAEKPFLDILPWDWSTWSEYRASMQAKCKVSTNIAGYAGHIAIRLAVMGMDAWDRAATPDEIRKMCALLEDAIDAGALGMSSNLMDHDSKDRPVPSLVADDAEWTALIGVLASRPGSQLQVILDTFFKLKAPEQMERLGNLCRGLGVRVQMAGAAGLLHFQDSIRDRMWEISEQQRQEGLDFWPSFAHVPPTTALNFFSSSSFAQANEYVWHEIVQAPTTEEKIALLQDENFRARARDSWDNKAFRQSLVANPHMMLLMDSETGAGPLGLSLKDLAEQTGKHPSDALADWVLANGVGSIVNRVPHAMHFDKTVDLIRMSQTVANISDAGAHGQMLCGGGENILLITRFFRDKELTLEEAIHAQTGKQAEHFNFSDRGVLKPGYRADIAVFHLDEIEARPLRRVFDVPDGKGGFTWRFTRDAAPMRLTLVNGVPTFENGAFTGELPGEFVGPAIQKIAVAAA
- the ribB gene encoding 3,4-dihydroxy-2-butanone-4-phosphate synthase, producing the protein MTALAPIALRHRFLATPEEIINEARNGRMFILVDDEDRENEGDLVIPAQMATPDAINFMARYGRGLVCLAMTRDRSEQLGLEPMSRRNGSPFETAFTVSIEARDGVTTGISAADRARTIAVAIDAARTRADIVTPGHVFPLVARDGGVLVRAGHTEAAVDVARLAGLNPSGVICEILNEDGTMARLDDLIPYAQDHGLKIGTIRDLIAYRRRHDHLVERRAEMPFRSKHSGDWRIMSYRNTVTGAEIVALVKGTVDQDSPVLTRMHVHSPLADLLAEDDPRSGLLERAMERIAQEGSGVVIVLSSPAPDLVGCIIRAREAGREESAGRHVAVREYGIGAQVLTDLGIHRIVLLSNSETSFIGLDGYGIEIVDQRPLTDDI